Proteins co-encoded in one Spirosoma endbachense genomic window:
- a CDS encoding DUF3592 domain-containing protein, whose amino-acid sequence MKLKIDGSLLFFGLFALIGTVFAIAAYLSWQSTQRIVQTGIETKGLVIDTRYSRDKKGRTTTAQAPVVQFVTSAGKPITYYSQTYTTPASFNVGDTVTLWYMPDNPQEDITLEGVDGWLLPGVFGLFGVVFSLIGYPTLISSVFKAFKG is encoded by the coding sequence ATGAAATTGAAAATCGATGGCAGCCTGTTATTCTTCGGGCTATTTGCCCTGATAGGAACTGTTTTTGCGATTGCGGCCTACCTAAGCTGGCAGTCGACGCAGCGGATCGTTCAAACCGGTATTGAAACAAAGGGCCTTGTGATTGACACGCGATACAGTCGTGATAAAAAAGGCCGGACAACAACGGCACAGGCTCCGGTCGTTCAGTTTGTAACATCGGCAGGAAAGCCGATCACGTATTATTCACAGACGTACACGACACCTGCCAGCTTTAACGTGGGCGATACCGTAACACTTTGGTATATGCCCGACAATCCGCAAGAGGACATAACCCTTGAAGGGGTAGACGGCTGGCTTTTGCCCGGCGTATTTGGCCTGTTTGGCGTCGTTTTTTCGCTAATTGGTTATCCAACCCTGATCAGTTCGGTATTTAAAGCCTTCAAAGGATAA